ttgtaccatTATGAGTAACACagtttttgtttaatgttgttttaatatttttactatatgaGTTTTATAtaggtaatttttttatcataataattgaacaaataCTTACATTTAAATCAAAGAATTATGTTGaattaatgtaaataatagcgggtttaatttattttaaggcgTAATAATTTGTTTGTCCTccaacttaaaaaattattttaatcctccatttaatttttcacctcttttagttcttaaacttgtatttttgtcaaatcattctaaaatggatggaaaagttgTTAACTTTATTGATGTGTCATACACATGGATTGCCACATAGATTAtatgtcaacatttaattaatttttaaatttaaaaatattcttttataatcaatataattttctttaatagttttaatgatttttaacttttaaaatagttttttataattataaaaattatttaaatgttgaCATATCATCCATGTAGCATGTCAACAAAGTTTATTTtccaagtaaattaatttttaagataaataatttttgtatctccaacaatttaaatttaactactAATAAATCTCAATAAATTGCtacctaaaattaatttgaatacaTTTATTTAATGCTTACGGTTTTGTGAATGGaatcatactttttttttttacaatctcattataggttctaatcatatctatttttttattacagtGCCTAAAATTACCCATAACCCCTCCTCAATCCATAAATAGGAAGCTAATGTGTTTTAGCGgactcgaacccacatcctcctacattgacaataataatgatgccaatcaagctaagactcaatcaaccaATGGAATCATAATTAAAACTACACATGCATTCCAAGTATCAGATTTCAAGACTCCTCTTTAAGTATCTAATAAGCACTTTTAATTGAAAAGACACTGTTCGTAGTAGAGGTGTGcacgggtcgggccgggccgagtTCAGGCTaggctcaactaaaaatttaggcctGTTTGCTTGGCCTAGGCCCgcccgaaaaatgggcctaaaattttacctaagCCCGACttggataaaaatgttaaaactcgaGCCTGACTCGGcccgcccatattaatttttatattattttttatataattttaaaatatatataatacatcaaaaatactaaaaaaatattaaaataaatatttcccaacaatttgaaaataaattttaaaaaatatgtatacttaaataacactaagatagatgcaacttaattaacaaatatctttaaaataataacaaaattaacaaatatatttaaaataataacaaaattaacaataaaataagttttatacaatatccaaataataacaacaaaatagtagcaatgtaatagtaaaatggtagcaaaatagggagaaaacgataagaaaaaaaagatttttttgtcctttagtgaattcgggccgggcccgagccaaaaatgccttacccgaggcccggcccgttttttaaacgggccttattttttatccaagcccatttttgagcttatatttttgcccaaatccTCCCACATTTCGAGCGGACCTTCGAGTTGGGCCGGGTGGGCCGACCCATGAACAGGTTTAGTTCGTAGTCCTTAAAAATTCTTGCATGTAGTAAATTACTAAATCTgatttatatgtgtaatattgaTTTTTCAATCTATATCATGAGTGTAGTAAAAtttggtattatatatatttttgtatgtgtatttGAAATATTCCACATATAGACATagtgatatttgaaatattatacctacaaaatagatgaaaaacaacaaaatttgaaatattttacatataaaaataataatgatatttgaaataattatttgatttcataatattagaaatcaccATCTCataatatggagaaaataaatatttgacatataaatattatatataaagaaaaatatatcaaaaaattagttgatgtttttaaaaataaaaaatatttaacataatgataaatatcaattttatcaaaatatattttattatatatatgacaataattatttgattttataaataaaagagttattaattaaaagataaattaaaaataaaaaagctcgaacaaaaattaaactacTTACATTTAATCATCGACTAAAAGAGTTAATGtgttataaagttaaaaatattgttttaaaaaaggGTCGAAAAACATGTCTTACGAGGCACATTTTCTGTTTTTCTGTccaaaatctatctattttcttaaatatttttaaaatcaacattttttaaaaatttggcgataaaaataactataagccataaattaaaaatacaccTGGCAGCAATATAGATGGTGAAATgtcaaaattgaagtttaaatCAAAACCTAGCTATAGAGACAAATACAAAATAAGAGATTAGGATTTAGGagtagactaaattgaaaattgaaatgtttaaatttacgTATTACTAAacttaaactatattttaattttaaaacagaggtaaacaaaattaatgaatttttattttaattttttaaaaaagtggcAAAAAGTAATTCATAGAATCTTCCTTTTTAGATTATGAGAAAGGAAATTTAAAGAGCGTTACACAATCCTAAATAATAAACACATTAGATCTTCTACtggatttttcattttcctaatCCTACTTTCATTTCTCCGCGCGTGTCCTTCACCAATCTAGTTGACTACTTGTCTGCAACGGTTTCAAAACCAAAACTAGCGGCTGGAAATATGGTTTTGCAATACCAAACCTTAAAACAATCAAAACGCCATCATATAATAtggatttttcattttctatattcacatattaataaattattggggttttttttttaggttgaAATGACAACCATTTgtttaaaagtgtttttattatttttaataaaactaaatatttttagtgttatTGTATATAATAACACATTCATTATGATagtgaatatatttatttattttatttaatataaggATTGCATAAATCTTTTAATTACACAAAATGTCTCAatctttaaaatcttttaattaaattatcaatatgTTATCATATCAATCATGTCATTCTCTCAGTTAAATGGTCAATTCAAGCGTTGAATGCCAATCCaaatattaaatacatgtatcatattataaatatgtttgtatCTCTGTATTAGCAACTTCATTTGACGTGTTAAAAAGAGATCCTTTTACTTTTTGGAATTTTTGATCAATAGTtgttaaatctattaattaaattaatttattattattattacatggAAATAGCAAGTTGTCAATGCATTGCacatgtgataatatatttgctatatatgattttggaaatagtaaaatataacttaatgaatttaactgCTGTCTTTTGGTCAAGATTATagttgtaaattttgaaaagtacaagaattaaaatgaccaaattaaagtatataaactAAACCTACAATTTACACATAGTAGAATATATCtttgtgttttaaatatgaTCAACGTTAAATTTAAATGGGTATTTAATGCCCAGCCTAATAGCCAATCTTACGAATGACCTTATAAATACAATATCGACACTTTGATAACTAAATTAGAgtagtttaaaatttgatgaccCAATTTAGAATTTAAGTCATAATTGAAGGATGCTTGATggaattaaccatttttaataagGGATAAAGCAACATTTACTCTCCAAACTTGGTAGCTTTTTCCAActtggtccttttaacttttttgtCCACGTTAATCTTAAAAACTTGGCAAGTTTTCTCATTTTGACCCTTGAACTAGGATTCCAGTAATGTGGGagaatgttttattataaaattataccatgtcattacttgaaaatttttaaaaattgtataaaatccaaaagattacaaaaaaaaattaagaaattataattttcttttaaaatatgtcAAATGATGACGTGACAAGTACAATGCCATTATACCTTAATGGAATTCAAGTTTAGGaaactaaaaagggaaaagctACCAAGTGCTAGGACTAATGTGGATTGGGAAAAGAGTTTAAGGactaagataaaaaaattaccaaattcagATACTGAAGGGTACTTTATCAGAGGAAGATTTATGTGTAAAGCGTGTTAGAAACGTGCCATTGAGAGAAGGTGATAGGTAAAAACATTAATGCCTTTTGGGGCAATGGTTCTTCTTCGGTCTGCCCAAAACATAAATAGACAACAGATTATCGTATTTAATGCACTTACCATATCCTCTCTATATCTGTGTATATATATCTCAAGGATAAACATTAAACAGTTGCAACTAACAGAAGATTTCAtctttttagttcaattttaaGGAGGGAAAAGAAACCCCCTCCCTTTTTGTTTTCCTCCTATAAATCGAAGGCAGAGCTTTAAAAACAAGAGTGTTGAAagaaaaaagttcaaaaatggtggaaatgtTTGCGGCTGAGAATGGACTTAAAGGAGACCCAAGGCTTCAAGCTATATCAAACGCCATAAGGGTTGTTCCTCACTTCCCAAAACAAGGTCTTTtccccctcttttttttttgttttttattttcattgaaGAAAGACCGTGTTTTTAAAGAACAGGGTGTTTGTTTCTCGGGGGAAAAAACAGGGATTATGTTCCAAGACATAACAACTTTGTTGTTGGATCACAAGGCGTTTAAAAATACGGTGGACATATTTGTCGATCGATATAAAGACATGAATATCTCTGTCGTTGCtggtactcttcttcttcttcttcttcttcttaactactctgtttttttttaatgtattttgcttggtgttttatatattctttttaggGAAAGAAATTAAGCAGGTCTTCTAAGCTGATTTGTGccgatttatttatttatttatttatttatggcaTCATTCTTTATAAttacttattattaatatttattattttttacatggataattttcttttattattggaaatgatgttttaaaaaaattacacatAGGCTTCTTCACTTATAAAGGTTACAATTACAGTTAACTATTTGTGGACgatattataaacataaaataggTTAAGTTACgtgaatcaaattttaaattttaacataatagagggattaaaatgataatttgggcttttgttttttaaagataaaaacatGTGTATGTAGGAGTTGAAGCAAGAGGATTCATGTTTGGTCCAACGATTGCCTTAGCCATTGGTGCGAAGTTTGTTCCTCTGCGAAAACCCAAAAAGTTGCCAGGtacttgtatatatacatatacacataaatgtatatataatgtataCAAACAGGGGAGGATTAGGTGGCCTGGCAGGGGTGCGTAACCtcatttaaactttttataatttataaaattttaaattattaatagtaaaattgtacttttaactttttaaaaatgataaaattttgatctaatcctctaaaagttaaaaagattaacgttattaaaataataaaattatattttactatcataaaaatatatcatttaatttcggtctccaaaaattttctaactttacCCCTACCTCCCTATTTTTGAATCTACCAttgtgtacatatatatatacgtacatgtATATGTAAATACCAATATGAATTCGAAATTTTGATAAAGGAAgattgatattaaattataaattttaaaaaattaaaatataattttatttataaattaatttatgatttattaattttgaaagaattcaataaaaatttattttatttttaaaggattaaaatataattttattatatgttaatttataatttcattgtttataaagaaattgatttattattactttttattttgggGCCTAAGGGGTTGCATGCCCCTTGGATTCAAAGGGCTTTCACTTCCcctcattttaaaaattattattatgctcttgaaaatttaaaattaaagttttatttttaaataattcaagaaaatcctcaaaaaatatttattttttaaaattatcattaaatccCTTAAACTCTAAAAAAGCTTTGATTAAATCCTTCCAAAATTAAATGGGAAAACCCATCATATAAATTCAAAGCATGCATATAAAAATGGAATGGAGATAGTGGTGGCTGAAATGATTGAAAGGGGTTGCTTTAATGGTCAAGGATGGGTGGGGTGGATTACAGAAAAagattgtattaattatttgaaaaaaaacactGTATTTTTTATGGTGTCAATCATGTAGGCATGACCTCATAAAATCAGcatatttcagtaattttaaaagaaaaatctagtAATACCATACATATATAAAGATTATGAAAACGTCAGAACCCCAGAAAACAatttgcaaaatattaaattggtaAAGGAAGTTGTAGAATATCTCCACTTTAATCACCTACCAATAATTGAAATCGGACTCTACCCCTTGTTGGAGTTATGTTGGTCGGCTTTTTATGGAAATTTTTAGTGGATCTAATCTTAATCATCTTCTTCCCTTTTCATTCCCTTTTAGTATATCTGAattaatttcaagaaatttcttttcagattaaaaaaatagaaatactatttttatcatttatcattcaactccaaacaaaatatttcatttatagaattataaaaagctttcaaagtataattttgttaaataataaatgatatttttaatagtaaatgtttatcttgttgaattttagtcttatttgattctttttaatggtataaggactaaattgatttaGTTAATAGTAGAGATTAATTTGATCCAGTCCCTATCAtataagtttaattgttaacattattaaatttttttattaaattaaagttcattACAACACTTCCTCTTTTGATATTAAGGACtctcttttaattcaaaacacTGTACTagtgaaattaataaaagaactttaatgattttaaataaataaatttgaaattttaaaaaaaataaaggaattacacttgaaataaaaatattacatttcaaatattaaaaaaaacataaatttataatatattctaaccttttttttttaaaaatttcttgtatgtatgtatgcatgcatgcttGCATGTATAGGTGAAGTGATAGCAGAAGCTTATGAGCTGGAGTATGGAAGTGACTGCTTGGAGATGCATGTTGGTGCTGTTGAGGCAGGGGAACGTGCTATTGTGATTGATGATTTGGTTGCAACTGGTGGAACTCTCTCTGCTGCCATTTCACTCTTAGGTAAaacttttagctttttttttgttggtgtTTTAGTTAATcatcaaattatgattttggtcTCTTTAATTTGAtctctattttaattagtttcaatagttaattatttCAGTTGAAACGCTGTTgtgattttttctttcttaaaatgAAAACCTATTTTAGCATGATAGGTTAGAAAAAGTGTGCtttctagaaaatattttacatcaGTATTTTAACTGAAATTCTTAAGGGTGTTGGTTATCTGGACAAACTAATTACATAAACTATgcaaattaaattctaaatttgaggACTGTAAGCATCtggattaattgataaaatcagATAACTCTTTATGAAATTCTGTGAAAATAATGAGAAttcttttgttgtttaattAGAACGTGTTGGTGCTGAAGTGGTGGAATGTGCATGTGTTATCGGACTCCGGGAGGTTAAGGTAGTAAAAATCCTTCTCTCATTCATAGAAACATTAAGTAAAATACAAATAAGAGTTGGGTAaggtatttattattaaaaatagatacaTCCCCCGAAAGCTATCGATTAAATCAGTTTCAATGAAACTTATTGTAAATGATTTAAGTGCATGCTATCTCTACTTTTTTCAGGGACAACGTAGGCTTAATGGAAAGCCACTTTATATTCTTGTGGAGCCACGTGAAATAGATAGCTGTTGATATTTATATGTTGATTTGCAGAGAAGGGCTCATTTTGTATgattcattatttttcttatgaaaatatgTCCATCTTCCGCCTAGCTATGTTTCCATTTTAGCCAAAAAAAAGGCTTCCATGCACAAATTATGAAGAAATCATCTATATATTGATTCATCTTTCCCCATAAAACAGCATAATGGTATTTCAGTCTTCACCCTCTTCAAAACCTTAAATCAATTATATACATGGATTATAATCATGACCATGACCTGTAAATTTTGACCAAAACTAGAAAACTGGATCCAATTAAACCGAAGCTGAACTTAACTCAATTTGATTATTCAAACCAATAATCCAGGTTCCCCAACTTGAACATGTAATGATTCAAATATAATGACTTGAACAACTTGaatctaaaattatttgaaaaaaaatccaaatgaCTCAATTTTTAAAGCTCAAATTAGACATAATTCGATTTGACTATTAAAAGCTAAACAATCAACTTGAACTTGTACAAGATGactcaacaaaaaaaatccaaataacttggaaatttttaaaactcaagttAACCCTATCTATACTGGGTTGAATCATTCCGAAACCAACCCAATCTATCTAATTGATAGGTCTATTTGCAGGCATAGTTGCAGCTAATACTCAATCATCTTTGTAGGCAAACATAAGTTTAGCTGTTTGTGCTTGTAAGAGGCTATTGAAACTATAATCTTTCTAACAAGTTATCATATGCAAGAACAAGATAAAACCCAGACGCAAGGAAAACAGGAAACACATCAAACTTGGATGcttttgctttcatttttctcCACAGTTATTCAAAAGATATTATATAGAATACAGCAGTGTTATAAAAGGGCATCTTCTCTGCATTACCGGTATACATGGAACCCCAAAATTCACAATGTAATTAATTTCTGTGGGACTATAATGGAGATTGTGGGGGTTACCTTATCATAATCtaaatgatagaaaaataacTACAATATTCAAACCCCATTGCATATTTTCTCAAGACTTGGTTAATTCCTTATCATTATTCTTTGACATGATTATCACATTTCAGTTTATGCCGTAGATGAGAATTTACCTGTTTTTTTAAGTTAGCATTCTCGGTGAAAATGCCTGCTATGATCTTCCTTAGCTCATCATCTGTTCTACTATCGTAGTGGTTGTTCAATTGGATATCATCATTGCCAGTGGCACTGCCTTCTTCCTTGGCTAATAGTTGCACCTATTTAaatgtgcaaaaaaaaaaaaaacagcggAAGTTATGGAAAGGCCAAGCGATAAAAGAATGGAAACTATGGAAAGGCCAAGCGATAAAAGAATGGAaactaacattaaaattttaacataaaggCCCtgaaaaataacattaaacaaTTAATGAAATGAGGGGAAGAGGCACATAAGCAGGGAActcaattatgtttttttacttATGATTGTGAAAGAAAGTGTATATATCCTGGTcagcatttatatatataatttaattggggacaaaactcacttttattttctatagaGTTATTTACCCTAACCGTACATAACTGGAAGTATTAAGAGATCAAGGGACAAGAGTTTTACAACTTTGAATGACCAAAAAGCAAGGTACCTCGTCAAGTAGGAGAATGATTTTATTATCAGATGTAGTCAACAAATCCAGTGCTTCTTGAACAAAGGAAGAATCTTTGATTAAATTTTCATCATCTGTAGACAAATTCACACTGCATTCAAGAAGCCGGTTGTGAAGAAGCCGGCACTTGTTGAGCAGCTTTTCTCTAGCATTTCTTACATGCTTAATTATTTGTCTTTCCTGTACTAGTTGTACCTGCAAAATCCAAAGGTTACATCTGACAGCAAGAAACTTGGAGCAATTATTTGCTTCGACTAGACTAATATCTCTAGAATCTTTTAATCAAAATGAACAACaggaattttattttgttttattttcattgaaTGTATAGAGGGTTACCTCAGCTTCAGCTTTTTCTGATAGTGACTGACCAACCTCCTGCTTCAGTTCCTTTTGGGATTTCCTGAGAGACTTAACCTCTTTAACCAGAACTTTAATATCTGCTTTTGATTTAAGCTCTAGCTCTTCATATCGCTTTGATATACTGTTCAGCTGTTCCTTAGTAGCATTTAACTCTTGCAGCATTGCATCTTTCTCCTCAGCAGCCAATTGGTTGGTTGTCTCTGTTATTTGCTTCTCATCCTGTCTCAAGTTTTGTTGTTCGTTAGTGAATAGTTAAACAtcataagtacattttattctcaAGTGCAGAAACTGCAGCAAAACAGTATGTTGTTATACAGCAACCAGATAACATTTTCAATGCTTGTCCAAGAGAAATCAATGGTGGTTAAATTttcgaaagaaagaaaaacaaaattcactCAACATTGAATACAACCTAGACAATCTGGTTCTTTAATGTTGCTATCCAAAAATTAGTTTTGGCTTTCTCTTCAGGGGTGTGTAAGAGGCTGAGTGTCAGATTCTTTTAAGAAGACGCCATACAACTAGGAACATACAATCATTAGTCATATATACAATGCCTCTCCAAGCATAAATTATCAGGCCAAGTTCATCTTTTAccttaaattgagaaaaatctgCGGAAATCATCCATATCATGCACGTGCACACTGCACCATATGGCagtaacaaagaaaaataaattttaagaataaaaaggAGTTGATTAGTTAAATACATTACCTGATTAGGATTCAACTTCAACTCCATTTCCAATGATTTCTGCCGAAGTTCTTCCATCTCCCACTGCATTTGCGTAAACCTTTCTCTCTCAATCAGGATAGCTTGCTGCAggttttctttacttttttgtTTGGTGCTTTCAAGTTCCACTTCCAAATCCTTAACCTAAACAGCtccaattttttaattcatttaaccttaaaattgcaAATCTTTTTACTAAGACTAAAACTCATTCCACCTCTAGTGGGATATTTTAAGCACCCAAAGATAAAACCCATTAaaaaatggaatgaaatgaTATATAATGCACTTGAcacaaaagagaaagaaatagaaCATGCAATTCTGAGATACACGAACATCAGATGCAAACCATACAGAAGTTGCTATTTTGCACACAATTCATCTGAATGTAGATCAAACAAAGGATATTATTGAAAGAAAGGGAAACCAATACAGTGACATATAAGTAGTCAGCTTCACAATTATGAGCTATCACTGCCAAGAGCTCCTGAATGCTAAAAATATCTCAATTATATTGATTCTAAACTATTTAGTTTATGAGTTATGACAACTTTCAAAATCTATCTCAGAAAAAATGTCAAACTGCTTCCACTCACCTTTGTGGTAAGATAGCCTTTCACTGCTATTTCTTGATTTAATCTGGCTACTAGATCCTCCATGTCAGTTTTTGCAGTGGCTAGTTTCCGCTGCATGGTTAAAAGAACCCTATTCATCTTATGACGCTGATCCAATGGAAGAACAATTTTTGTATCTCCAGAAGACTGAGGATCTGAGTTTCCAAGACTTCCCCTTGTATATAATACTTCAGAAGTTCCAGGAAGGTCAACAAAGCCATTAACAGATGAATTTGGAATCCCAGAAATGGACATATCACTACCTCTCAGAAAACTTACATCACTTCCAAAACTTTCAGTTGATAACTTCCGAGCATGACCAGCCACTTTAGCCGGCTCTAGCTCAGAAAAGAGTTCCAATCCATTACCGGTAGTAAATGAAGCTCTGGACCCGTTtccattataaatatctttCTCTGAAGTACTATTCATGTTTATGGCCAATGTTCTATGCCTAGGAAAATCTTCTAGCTGCTCCAAAATTGCCTGTCCCATGAATAGTCCCTCATCAATATTCGACATACCATACTTCACAAGTTTTTCTATTGAACCTGTTAAATCTTCATCCAGTGTCAGATCTCCTGAACCAATTTCAGAACTGTCATCTCTCCCCAACCTAGGTGTCCCAAGCTCAGATGTCTCATAAGCAGTATCACTACCATAATCTGATGTGATTGACGAACCACCAGCAAAATGAGATATACTTGAACTGGAAGGAACTTTTGAAGAAATTGTGCTATTTCCAGCAATATTAGCTTCTGATGAGCATTCGTTTAATTCTTGGAATGCTGAAAAGAATAAGAAATGTAAAAACTCCAAGTTAATGATAAAACTAATCTTGACTATGGATAATATATATAGCCAATTAGATAACCTGTCACATTAGATTCTATTAAACATCCATTTTTATAGGTAAACTTTATAAGATAACTACATCTTAaagtcatattaattaaagCCAACAACCTCTTGGCCTAGTGGCAAGATTATTGTGTTGTGTGGCATGAGAGCTTGAGTTCAATCTCTAGCAACTCCACCCCTACCCCAATTATCAGAGAAAAAGAAGGGTCCTATTAATTAAGTAGAATTGCAC
This genomic stretch from Gossypium raimondii isolate GPD5lz chromosome 6, ASM2569854v1, whole genome shotgun sequence harbors:
- the LOC105773136 gene encoding PX domain-containing protein EREL1 isoform X3: MTKLLSDIDMSRSVSVASFLELEAAARSSFQELNECSSEANIAGNSTISSKVPSSSSISHFAGGSSITSDYGSDTAYETSELGTPRLGRDDSSEIGSGDLTLDEDLTGSIEKLVKYGMSNIDEGLFMGQAILEQLEDFPRHRTLAINMNSTSEKDIYNGNGSRASFTTGNGLELFSELEPAKVAGHARKLSTESFGSDVSFLRGSDMSISGIPNSSVNGFVDLPGTSEVLYTRGSLGNSDPQSSGDTKIVLPLDQRHKMNRVLLTMQRKLATAKTDMEDLVARLNQEIAVKGYLTTKVKDLEVELESTKQKSKENLQQAILIERERFTQMQWEMEELRQKSLEMELKLNPNQVMYLTNQLLFILKIYFSLLLPYGAVCTCMIWMISADFSQFKDEKQITETTNQLAAEEKDAMLQELNATKEQLNSISKRYEELELKSKADIKVLVKEVKSLRKSQKELKQEVGQSLSEKAEAEVQLVQERQIIKHVRNAREKLLNKCRLLHNRLLECSVNLSTDDENLIKDSSFVQEALDLLTTSDNKIILLLDEVQLLAKEEGSATGNDDIQLNNHYDSRTDDELRKIIAGIFTENANLKKQVNSHLRHKLKCDNHVKE
- the LOC105773136 gene encoding PX domain-containing protein EREL1 isoform X2 translates to MMQRRSPPKHRHDGTSPLPLGMDWSPPPRKWNGRETVWPHDPRTGWSYCVTIPSWVVLPKSRDSDPVVFYRVHVGVQSPDGITTTRGVLRRFNDFLKLFNELKKAYPKKSLPPSPPKGLLRLKSRALLEERRCSLEEWMTKLLSDIDMSRSVSVASFLELEAAARSSFQELNECSSEANIAGNSTISSKVPSSSSISHFAGGSSITSDYGSDTAYETSELGTPRLGRDDSSEIGSGDLTLDEDLTGSIEKLVKYGMSNIDEGLFMGQAILEQLEDFPRHRTLAINMNSTSEKDIYNGNGSRASFTTGNGLELFSELEPAKVAGHARKLSTESFGSDVSFLRGSDMSISGIPNSSVNGFVDLPGTSEVLYTRGSLGNSDPQSSGDTKIVLPLDQRHKMNRVLLTMQRKLATAKTDMEDLVARLNQEIAVKGYLTTKVKDLEVELESTKQKSKENLQQAILIERERFTQMQWEMEELRQKSLEMELKLNPNQDEKQITETTNQLAAEEKDAMLQELNATKEQLNSISKRYEELELKSKADIKVLVKEVKSLRKSQKELKQEVGQSLSEKAEAEVQLVQERQIIKHVRNAREKLLNKCRLLHNRLLECSVNLSTDDENLIKDSSFVQEALDLLTTSDNKIILLLDEVQLLAKEEGSATGNDDIQLNNHYDSRTDDELRKIIAGIFTENANLKKQVNSHLRHKLKCDNHVKE
- the LOC105773136 gene encoding PX domain-containing protein EREL1 isoform X1; protein product: MMQRRSPPKHRHDGTSPLPLGMDWSPPPRKWNGRETVWPHDPRTGWSYCVTIPSWVVLPKSRDSDPVVFYRVHVGVQSPDGITTTRGVLRRFNDFLKLFNELKKAYPKKSLPPSPPKGLLRLKSRALLEERRCSLEEWMTKLLSDIDMSRSVSVASFLELEAAARSSFQELNECSSEANIAGNSTISSKVPSSSSISHFAGGSSITSDYGSDTAYETSELGTPRLGRDDSSEIGSGDLTLDEDLTGSIEKLVKYGMSNIDEGLFMGQAILEQLEDFPRHRTLAINMNSTSEKDIYNGNGSRASFTTGNGLELFSELEPAKVAGHARKLSTESFGSDVSFLRGSDMSISGIPNSSVNGFVDLPGTSEVLYTRGSLGNSDPQSSGDTKIVLPLDQRHKMNRVLLTMQRKLATAKTDMEDLVARLNQEIAVKGYLTTKVKDLEVELESTKQKSKENLQQAILIERERFTQMQWEMEELRQKSLEMELKLNPNQVMYLTNQLLFILKIYFSLLLPYGAVCTCMIWMISADFSQFKDEKQITETTNQLAAEEKDAMLQELNATKEQLNSISKRYEELELKSKADIKVLVKEVKSLRKSQKELKQEVGQSLSEKAEAEVQLVQERQIIKHVRNAREKLLNKCRLLHNRLLECSVNLSTDDENLIKDSSFVQEALDLLTTSDNKIILLLDEVQLLAKEEGSATGNDDIQLNNHYDSRTDDELRKIIAGIFTENANLKKQVNSHLRHKLKCDNHVKE
- the LOC105773137 gene encoding adenine phosphoribosyltransferase 5, producing MVEMFAAENGLKGDPRLQAISNAIRVVPHFPKQGIMFQDITTLLLDHKAFKNTVDIFVDRYKDMNISVVAGVEARGFMFGPTIALAIGAKFVPLRKPKKLPGEVIAEAYELEYGSDCLEMHVGAVEAGERAIVIDDLVATGGTLSAAISLLERVGAEVVECACVIGLREVKGQRRLNGKPLYILVEPREIDSC
- the LOC105773136 gene encoding PX domain-containing protein EREL1 isoform X4; translated protein: MMQRRSPPKHRHDGTSPLPLGMDWSPPPRKWNGRETVWPHDPRTGWSYCVTIPSWVVLPKSRDSDPVVFYRVHVGVQSPDGITTTRGVLRRFNDFLKLFNELKKAYPKKSLPPSPPKGLLRLKSRALLEERRCSLEEWMTKLLSDIDMSRSVSVASFLELEAAARSSFQELNECSSEANIAGNSTISSKVPSSSSISHFAGGSSITSDYGSDTAYETSELGTPRLGRDDSSEIGSGDLTLDEDLTGSIEKLVKYGMSNIDEGLFMGQAILEQLEDFPRHRTLAINMNSTSEKDIYNGNGSRASFTTGNGLELFSELEPAKVAGHARKLSTESFGSDVSFLRGSDMSISGIPNSSVNGFVDLPGTSEVLYTRGSLGNSDPQSSGDTKIVLPLDQRHKMNRVLLTMQRKLATAKTDMEDLVARLNQEIAVKGYLTTKVKDLEVELESTKQKSKENLQQAILIERERFTQMQWEMEELRQKSLEMELKLNPNQVMYLTNQLLFILKIYFSLLLPYGAVCTCMIWMISADFSQFKLYGVFLKESDTQPLTHP